From a region of the Chitinophaga caseinilytica genome:
- a CDS encoding beta-ketoacyl-[acyl-carrier-protein] synthase family protein, whose protein sequence is MNRVVITGIGIYSCLGKDLETVKESLFQGRSGIVLDADRKAFGYRSGLTGWVDRPELKGLLDRRSRLMMPEQAEYAYMSTREALAVAKMDQEYLDSNEVGLLFGNDSSAKPVVEATDIIREKKDTMLVGSGSVFQTMNSTVNMNLATIFRLKGVNFSISAACASGSHAIGVGYSFIRSGMQDAVICGGAQEINLYAMGNFDAIAAFSVRENDPTRASRPFDRDRDGLVPSGGAATVILESLESAQRRGAPILGEVLGYGFSSNGAHISNPSVEGPTRSLEMALRDAGLSPKDIGYINAHATSTPAGDASEAKAIHSVFGECRTPVSSTKGMTGHECWMAGASEIVYSMLMMQHGFMAPNINFENPDDDSAKLNIVTNTLNKNFNIFLSNSFGFGGTNSSLIVRKWE, encoded by the coding sequence ATGAACAGAGTAGTGATCACAGGCATAGGTATATATTCCTGTCTCGGGAAAGACCTGGAGACGGTGAAGGAATCCCTTTTCCAGGGGCGTTCCGGCATCGTGCTGGATGCCGATCGCAAAGCGTTCGGTTACCGCTCGGGATTGACCGGGTGGGTAGACCGTCCGGAGCTGAAAGGCTTGCTGGACCGGCGCTCCCGGCTCATGATGCCCGAACAGGCGGAATATGCCTATATGAGCACCCGGGAAGCCCTGGCCGTGGCTAAAATGGACCAGGAATACCTGGATTCGAACGAAGTAGGGCTGCTGTTCGGGAACGACAGTTCCGCCAAGCCCGTCGTAGAAGCTACCGATATTATCCGCGAAAAGAAAGATACCATGCTCGTGGGCTCGGGGTCGGTGTTCCAGACCATGAACTCCACGGTCAACATGAACCTTGCCACCATTTTCCGGCTCAAAGGCGTGAATTTCAGCATCAGCGCGGCTTGTGCCAGCGGCTCGCACGCCATCGGGGTGGGGTATAGCTTCATCCGCTCGGGCATGCAGGACGCGGTGATCTGCGGCGGCGCACAGGAGATCAACCTGTACGCCATGGGCAATTTTGACGCCATCGCCGCTTTTTCCGTTCGTGAGAACGACCCCACACGCGCTTCCCGCCCGTTCGACCGCGACCGCGACGGCCTCGTGCCTTCCGGCGGTGCGGCCACGGTCATCCTGGAAAGCCTGGAATCGGCACAGCGCCGCGGCGCACCCATCCTGGGAGAAGTGCTGGGATACGGTTTCTCCAGCAACGGGGCGCATATCAGCAACCCCAGCGTGGAAGGGCCCACCCGCAGCCTGGAAATGGCCCTGCGCGATGCGGGCCTGTCGCCCAAAGACATCGGTTACATCAACGCCCACGCCACGTCGACCCCCGCGGGAGACGCCAGCGAGGCCAAAGCCATCCATTCCGTGTTCGGCGAATGCCGCACGCCGGTCAGCTCCACCAAAGGGATGACGGGGCACGAATGCTGGATGGCCGGCGCCAGCGAGATCGTGTATTCCATGCTCATGATGCAGCACGGGTTCATGGCGCCCAACATCAATTTCGAAAACCCCGACGATGATTCGGCCAAACTGAACATCGTTACGAATACACTTAATAAAAATTTTAATATATTTTTGTCTAATTCCTTTGGCTTTGGGGGAACTAACTCCTCCCTTATTGTCAGGAAATGGGAATAA
- a CDS encoding ZIP family metal transporter, whose translation MNIAYLILILAATIFGGMIPVIFKRISPGLPIYLLAFTGAFLFGVTIMHLLPEVYHELGHSAGIYIVIGFFLQVFLQQLSHGMEHGHTHLPAADGHHHHIAVTPLLVGLSIHAFMEGIPLGFHYEDKSALPSLMLGVMAHKIPESLTLITVMIHAGQSRARLWRILVIFSLVTPFSALLAGWLGDKSEAVTHSLIYIVALVIGAFLHISTTIFYESGTKHHELSGRKVLAIAIGLGMAFVTLIFE comes from the coding sequence ATGAACATAGCATACCTCATACTCATCCTGGCCGCCACGATCTTTGGCGGCATGATCCCCGTGATATTCAAGCGGATCAGTCCAGGCCTGCCCATTTACCTGCTGGCGTTCACCGGGGCGTTCCTGTTCGGCGTCACGATCATGCACCTGCTGCCGGAAGTGTACCACGAGCTGGGGCATTCCGCCGGTATTTACATCGTGATCGGGTTCTTCCTGCAGGTGTTCCTCCAGCAGCTGAGCCACGGCATGGAGCATGGGCATACCCATCTGCCGGCTGCCGACGGGCACCATCATCACATCGCGGTAACGCCGCTGCTGGTGGGGCTTTCCATCCACGCGTTCATGGAAGGCATCCCGCTGGGTTTCCATTATGAAGACAAATCCGCGCTGCCCTCGCTCATGCTGGGCGTGATGGCCCATAAGATCCCGGAATCCCTCACGCTCATCACCGTGATGATCCACGCCGGGCAATCCCGCGCCAGGCTTTGGCGCATCCTCGTCATTTTCTCCCTCGTCACGCCTTTTTCGGCGCTGCTGGCAGGGTGGCTGGGAGACAAGTCCGAAGCCGTCACCCATTCGCTGATCTACATCGTGGCGCTCGTTATCGGCGCTTTCCTCCATATCTCGACCACCATTTTCTACGAGTCGGGCACCAAACATCATGAACTGAGCGGCAGAAAGGTGCTGGCCATCGCGATTGGCCTCGGTATGGCTTTTGTTACCCTGATATTTGAATAA
- a CDS encoding aromatic amino acid ammonia-lyase: MLSLEEVHRVLFEGEELVLDETAVQQVNDNFEFLKIFSAKKLIYGINTGFGPMAQYRIPEKDTLQLQYNLIRSHSSGAGKCLAPIHTKALMIARLSSFMQGFSGVHTELVYLLRDLINHNVYPCIYEHGGVGASGDLVQLAHLAHALIGEGNVLYEDEIRPAAEVFEQLGLQPLTVRVREGLALINGTSAMTGIALVNLIEARKLLLWSCALSAMINEVVEAFDDHLSYELNVVKRHTGQNKVAEMMRGMLTGSKMIRHRPDHFYKELEEEIFKDKVQEYYSLRCVPQILGPIYDILVQAETIIVGELNSVSDNPVVDHRQQNVFHGGNFHGDYISLEMDKLKIAMTKLSMLSERQLNYLMNDKLNHKFPPFMNLGKLGFNFGMQGVQFTATSTVAENQTLSYPMYLHSIPNNNDNQDIVSMGCNAAQLTYKVIENTFEVLTVQVMTLLQAVDFLNCQDRLGAFTHKIYQDIRAIFPKFIDDAPRYADVQRIKAYLMRHEPVVAEPTVEKRKKSSVQ; this comes from the coding sequence GTGCTTTCTTTGGAAGAAGTACACAGGGTATTGTTTGAAGGGGAAGAGTTGGTACTCGATGAAACAGCCGTACAGCAAGTGAATGACAACTTCGAGTTTCTCAAGATATTTTCCGCGAAAAAGCTTATTTACGGGATCAACACCGGTTTCGGCCCCATGGCGCAGTACCGGATCCCGGAAAAAGATACGCTGCAGCTGCAGTATAACCTCATCCGCAGCCACAGTTCGGGAGCCGGCAAATGCCTGGCGCCCATCCACACCAAAGCTTTGATGATCGCCCGGCTCAGCAGTTTCATGCAGGGCTTTTCCGGCGTTCATACCGAGTTGGTATACCTCCTCCGCGACCTCATCAACCATAACGTATATCCCTGCATTTACGAGCACGGTGGCGTTGGCGCCAGCGGCGACCTCGTTCAGCTGGCCCACCTGGCCCATGCGCTGATCGGGGAGGGGAACGTGTTGTATGAGGACGAAATCCGCCCCGCGGCGGAAGTTTTCGAGCAGCTGGGCCTCCAGCCGCTCACGGTGCGCGTCCGCGAAGGGCTCGCCCTCATCAACGGCACTTCCGCCATGACGGGCATTGCCCTGGTGAACCTCATCGAAGCGCGCAAACTCCTCCTCTGGAGCTGCGCCCTCAGCGCCATGATCAACGAAGTGGTAGAAGCGTTCGACGATCACCTCAGCTACGAGCTCAACGTCGTGAAACGCCATACCGGCCAGAATAAAGTAGCGGAAATGATGCGCGGCATGCTCACCGGGTCCAAAATGATCCGCCACCGGCCCGATCACTTCTACAAAGAACTGGAAGAAGAGATTTTCAAGGACAAAGTACAGGAATATTACTCCCTGCGCTGTGTTCCGCAGATACTCGGCCCCATTTACGACATCCTCGTACAGGCCGAAACCATCATCGTCGGCGAACTTAACTCCGTGAGCGATAACCCCGTGGTAGACCACCGGCAACAGAACGTGTTCCACGGCGGCAACTTCCACGGCGACTATATCTCCCTGGAAATGGACAAGCTGAAAATCGCCATGACGAAGCTTTCCATGCTCAGCGAGCGCCAGCTCAACTATCTCATGAACGACAAGCTGAACCACAAATTCCCGCCGTTCATGAACCTCGGCAAGCTGGGCTTCAACTTCGGCATGCAGGGCGTGCAGTTCACCGCCACCTCTACCGTAGCGGAAAACCAGACCCTCAGCTACCCGATGTACCTGCACAGCATCCCGAACAACAACGACAACCAGGATATCGTGAGCATGGGCTGCAATGCGGCTCAGCTGACCTACAAAGTGATCGAAAATACCTTCGAAGTGCTGACCGTTCAGGTGATGACGCTCCTCCAGGCAGTGGATTTCCTCAACTGCCAGGACCGCCTGGGCGCATTTACCCACAAGATCTATCAGGACATCAGGGCTATTTTCCCTAAATTTATCGACGACGCGCCCCGTTATGCAGACGTGCAGCGCATCAAGGCTTACCTCATGCGGCACGAGCCCGTGGTGGCGGAGCCGACCGTGGAGAAGCGGAAGAAATCTTCCGTTCAGTAG
- a CDS encoding class I SAM-dependent methyltransferase: MNFFTKETKTALQAKEQALWLAFAPIAFQASKALRDMGVLKAVSDAGMQGATIDEILPKVNLSRYSLRVLLEAGLGMDMLLVNEKRYTLSKTGYFILNDELTRINMDFSHDVCYKAMYHLQDSLTENRPAGLQELGPWETIYQGLSILPEPARTSWFNFDHYYSDLAFPGVLPIVFEHKPKKLLDIGGNTGKWSMACAGYDKDVHVTIMDLPVQINVARQNINEAGLQDRVSFFETNILDESLPFAQGFDVIWMSQFLDCFSEEQIISILRRCREALNDGGSVFILEPFWNKQQFKSAAFCLQQTSLYFTAIANGNSQMYHTDEFYDCIRAAGLEVVMENNNVGLSYTLLRCVKA; the protein is encoded by the coding sequence ATGAACTTTTTCACGAAGGAAACGAAAACCGCATTACAGGCGAAAGAACAGGCCCTCTGGCTGGCTTTTGCACCCATTGCTTTCCAGGCTTCCAAGGCGCTGAGAGACATGGGCGTCCTCAAAGCCGTGTCTGACGCGGGCATGCAAGGCGCCACCATCGACGAGATACTTCCCAAAGTGAACCTCTCCCGGTATTCGCTGCGCGTGCTGCTGGAAGCGGGCCTGGGCATGGATATGCTGCTGGTGAACGAAAAACGCTACACCCTTTCCAAAACCGGATATTTCATCCTGAACGACGAGCTCACCCGCATCAATATGGACTTTTCGCACGATGTGTGCTACAAGGCCATGTACCATCTGCAAGACAGCCTGACGGAGAACCGTCCGGCGGGGCTGCAGGAGCTGGGCCCGTGGGAAACCATCTACCAGGGACTTTCCATCCTTCCCGAACCTGCCCGCACCAGCTGGTTCAACTTCGACCATTACTATTCCGACCTCGCCTTCCCCGGCGTGCTGCCCATCGTGTTCGAGCACAAGCCCAAAAAGCTGCTGGACATCGGCGGCAATACCGGGAAATGGTCGATGGCCTGCGCAGGATACGATAAAGACGTGCATGTGACCATCATGGACCTGCCCGTTCAGATCAACGTAGCGCGCCAGAATATCAACGAAGCGGGCCTGCAGGACCGGGTTTCCTTCTTCGAGACGAACATCCTCGACGAGAGCCTGCCTTTTGCACAGGGCTTCGACGTGATCTGGATGAGCCAGTTCCTGGACTGCTTCTCCGAAGAGCAGATCATCAGCATTCTCCGCCGTTGCCGCGAAGCGCTCAACGATGGCGGCAGCGTGTTCATCCTGGAGCCCTTCTGGAATAAACAGCAATTCAAATCCGCCGCGTTCTGCCTGCAGCAGACGTCGCTGTATTTTACCGCCATCGCCAACGGCAACAGCCAGATGTACCACACCGATGAGTTTTACGACTGCATCCGTGCGGCCGGGCTGGAAGTGGTGATGGAGAACAACAACGTGGGGCTGAGCTATACCCTGCTGCGTTGCGTGAAAGCATAA
- a CDS encoding 3-hydroxyacyl-ACP dehydratase, producing the protein MHHEDITEYIPQRPPIVMISRLIEAGEKNIRTELDVAADNVFVENGTLMAPGLVENIAQTAAARVGFLAKRDNVPVPLGFIGAIQNLEILELPPAGATLQTEILITHELFNATVVKGSVQLNGRTLAQCDMKIFIAQKP; encoded by the coding sequence ATGCATCACGAAGACATTACCGAATATATCCCCCAGCGCCCGCCGATCGTCATGATCAGCAGGCTCATCGAAGCGGGAGAAAAGAACATCCGCACCGAGCTCGACGTGGCGGCCGACAACGTGTTCGTCGAAAACGGAACGCTCATGGCCCCGGGGCTCGTAGAGAATATCGCGCAGACGGCTGCGGCCAGGGTCGGGTTTCTCGCGAAGCGCGACAACGTGCCCGTGCCCCTCGGCTTCATCGGCGCCATTCAAAACCTCGAAATACTGGAGCTCCCGCCCGCAGGCGCAACCCTCCAGACAGAAATCCTTATCACCCATGAACTCTTCAACGCCACCGTGGTCAAAGGCTCCGTTCAACTGAACGGCCGCACGCTGGCGCAATGCGACATGAAAATTTTCATCGCCCAAAAACCATAA
- a CDS encoding lipid A biosynthesis acyltransferase: MPSWQGKSKGNKLGYRIFIGVLRYGGIRPAYFLLVFVSVYYCLFSWNTARSMYRFFRYKIQYPRWRAIASVYRNIYIFGQTLIDKVVVMAGIPNRFSFDFDGEERLHAMVSSGKGGIMLSAHLGNWEVAGHLFTRLNTRINIVMFDGEHERIKSYLEGVTGGRNVNVIVLKDDLSHIYAINDALGKQELVCMHADRFLTGNKTAEKMFLGEPARFPVGPFLLASTFRVPVSFVFAFKETATHYHLYATDPKVYPGAKQGGLDQSMEDFVSVMEEKVRKYPLQWFNYYDFWSKD; the protein is encoded by the coding sequence ATGCCATCGTGGCAGGGTAAATCCAAAGGAAATAAGCTCGGTTACCGGATCTTCATTGGTGTATTGCGTTACGGAGGCATTCGTCCGGCTTATTTCCTGCTGGTATTCGTTTCGGTTTATTATTGCCTGTTCTCCTGGAACACTGCCCGGTCTATGTACCGGTTTTTTCGTTATAAGATACAATACCCCCGGTGGCGCGCCATAGCGTCCGTTTACCGGAATATCTATATATTCGGCCAGACGTTGATAGACAAAGTGGTGGTGATGGCCGGGATCCCCAATCGTTTCAGCTTCGATTTCGATGGTGAAGAACGGCTCCACGCGATGGTCAGCAGCGGCAAGGGCGGCATCATGCTCAGTGCGCATCTGGGCAACTGGGAAGTGGCAGGCCACCTGTTCACCCGGTTGAACACCCGGATCAACATCGTGATGTTCGACGGGGAACACGAAAGAATAAAAAGTTACCTCGAAGGGGTAACGGGCGGAAGGAATGTGAATGTCATTGTACTGAAAGACGATCTTTCGCATATTTACGCCATCAACGATGCGCTGGGCAAGCAGGAACTGGTATGCATGCACGCCGACCGATTCCTGACCGGCAACAAGACGGCGGAGAAAATGTTCCTGGGAGAGCCGGCGCGCTTTCCCGTAGGGCCTTTCCTGTTGGCTTCCACGTTCAGGGTGCCCGTATCGTTCGTTTTTGCTTTTAAGGAAACCGCTACGCATTATCACCTCTATGCCACCGATCCCAAAGTATACCCCGGCGCCAAACAGGGTGGTTTAGACCAGTCGATGGAAGATTTTGTAAGCGTAATGGAAGAGAAAGTGCGGAAATATCCGCTGCAATGGTTCAATTATTATGATTTCTGGTCGAAAGACTGA
- a CDS encoding acyl-CoA thioesterase encodes MQPVLSEEAEVLVRFNEADPLGIVWHGNYIRYFEDGREAFGAKYRLRYLDIFAHGYTVPVVNVECNYKRPLRYGDKVRVETRYIPTEAAKIRFEYTLYNAETSEVVCTGASVQVFLDKEADILQLTVPAFFAEWKKQWGLS; translated from the coding sequence ATGCAACCTGTATTGAGCGAAGAGGCGGAAGTGCTGGTCCGGTTTAATGAAGCAGATCCGCTGGGCATTGTGTGGCACGGCAATTATATCCGGTATTTCGAAGACGGCAGGGAAGCCTTCGGCGCGAAATACAGGTTGCGTTATCTCGACATTTTCGCGCATGGGTACACGGTGCCCGTCGTGAACGTGGAATGCAATTACAAGCGGCCTTTGCGGTATGGCGATAAAGTTCGGGTAGAAACCCGCTACATCCCTACGGAAGCCGCCAAGATCCGTTTCGAGTACACCCTGTACAACGCCGAAACCAGCGAAGTGGTTTGCACGGGCGCCTCCGTGCAGGTGTTCCTCGACAAGGAAGCCGACATCCTGCAACTTACCGTTCCGGCATTTTTTGCGGAATGGAAAAAACAGTGGGGGCTGTCATGA
- a CDS encoding phosphatase PAP2 family protein codes for MGTLLTWDLILFFNINSKWATPFLDSWLPWMREPYLWAPLYLFLMVFVTWNWGWKGFWWIVFFILTFALCDQASSFLKGAVGRLRPGNDPNIAPYVRIMVGYYPQSGSFTSSHAANHFGLAMFSFITLRRYIRGWAWLFFVWAAVICYAQVYVGVHYPTDILGGALLGCLAGSLSGGFFTRRIGLEPLPEKTT; via the coding sequence ATGGGAACCTTGCTCACCTGGGACCTGATCCTGTTTTTCAACATCAACAGTAAATGGGCGACCCCTTTCCTGGACAGCTGGCTGCCCTGGATGCGGGAACCCTACCTCTGGGCGCCCCTGTACCTGTTCCTCATGGTTTTCGTGACCTGGAACTGGGGCTGGAAAGGTTTCTGGTGGATCGTTTTCTTCATCCTGACCTTTGCCCTGTGCGACCAGGCGAGCAGTTTCCTCAAAGGCGCCGTAGGCAGGCTGCGCCCGGGCAACGATCCCAATATTGCCCCATATGTGCGCATCATGGTGGGATATTACCCCCAAAGCGGCAGTTTCACATCTTCTCACGCGGCCAACCATTTCGGACTGGCCATGTTTTCATTTATAACCCTGCGGCGTTACATCCGTGGCTGGGCCTGGCTCTTTTTCGTGTGGGCGGCGGTTATTTGCTACGCACAGGTGTATGTGGGCGTGCATTACCCGACCGATATCCTCGGCGGGGCGCTGCTGGGCTGCCTGGCGGGCTCGCTGAGCGGAGGGTTCTTTACCAGGCGTATCGGGCTGGAGCCATTACCTGAAAAAACAACATGA
- a CDS encoding beta-ketoacyl-[acyl-carrier-protein] synthase family protein: MTKVYVAAENIVSPLGLTAQANFDRLLAGESGIRRQPGGFFASALPEELLRPAAASAGLADNTRFEQLIVLSIQDALSRTKVPIGDPRTAFILSTTKGNIALLEQGKAGQPGASMLLHATAAQVAKTVGAAAQPIVVSNACISGLLAILIAQRLIRAGQYDHAVVCGADELTRFVLSGFQSFQAVSDEPCRPFDAARKGVTLGEGAATVVLTKDTTLLPAGEAILLGEGASSNDANHISGPSRTGAELSSALVSAMHRSRLGPADIGFVSAHGTATLYNDEMEAKAFHLSGLQDVPVNSLKGNYGHTLGAAGLIETVAGIYAMKHSVVLPTAGFESSGISHPLMVSSQLEQRTIRHFLKTTSGFGGCNAAMVFSHVTL; encoded by the coding sequence ATGACGAAGGTGTACGTAGCTGCGGAAAACATCGTGTCGCCCCTGGGGCTCACGGCCCAGGCCAACTTTGACCGGCTCCTCGCCGGAGAAAGCGGTATCCGCCGGCAACCCGGCGGCTTTTTCGCTTCCGCCCTGCCCGAAGAGCTGCTGCGCCCCGCCGCGGCATCGGCCGGCCTGGCGGACAACACCCGTTTCGAGCAGCTGATCGTACTCAGCATCCAAGACGCGCTTTCCCGCACGAAAGTGCCCATCGGCGATCCGCGCACCGCCTTCATCCTGTCTACCACCAAAGGCAACATCGCCTTGCTGGAACAGGGGAAAGCCGGCCAGCCCGGCGCCTCCATGCTGCTGCACGCCACCGCCGCACAGGTTGCCAAAACCGTTGGCGCGGCCGCACAGCCCATCGTGGTGAGCAACGCCTGTATTTCAGGTCTCCTCGCCATCCTCATCGCCCAGCGCCTCATCCGCGCCGGGCAATACGACCATGCCGTGGTTTGCGGGGCCGACGAACTGACCAGGTTCGTTTTGTCCGGCTTCCAGTCTTTCCAGGCCGTTTCCGACGAGCCCTGCCGCCCGTTCGACGCGGCGCGCAAAGGGGTGACCCTGGGGGAAGGCGCGGCTACGGTCGTTTTAACGAAGGACACGACATTGTTGCCGGCCGGCGAAGCCATCCTCCTCGGGGAAGGCGCTTCCAGCAACGATGCCAATCATATTTCCGGTCCGTCGAGAACGGGCGCCGAACTTTCTTCCGCGCTTGTTTCCGCGATGCACCGGAGCCGCCTGGGGCCCGCGGATATCGGGTTCGTATCGGCGCACGGTACCGCCACGCTGTATAACGACGAAATGGAGGCGAAGGCTTTCCATTTGTCGGGTTTGCAGGATGTTCCGGTCAACAGTCTCAAAGGCAACTACGGCCATACCCTTGGCGCGGCGGGGCTCATAGAGACGGTGGCCGGGATATATGCCATGAAACACAGTGTGGTATTGCCGACCGCCGGCTTTGAATCATCCGGAATCAGCCATCCATTGATGGTGAGCAGTCAACTGGAACAACGCACCATCCGTCATTTCCTCAAAACCACATCCGGTTTTGGAGGGTGCAATGCCGCGATGGTGTTCAGCCATGTGACATTGTAA
- the fabG gene encoding 3-oxoacyl-ACP reductase FabG: protein MKCALITGGSRGIGRAVCIKLAEQGYHILINYKGNTAAAEETLEAVRQKGTDGTLLKFDVGNESEVNEVLGAWLEANKDKQIEVLVNNAGIREDMMLFQMSTEKWKSVLDASLDGFFYVTKLVLTGMLLKRYGRIVNMVSLSGLKGTPGQVNYSAAKAGLIGATKALAQEVAKRNVTVNAVAPGFIRTDMTDGLPEKELSAMVPMQRFGTAEEVAEAVAFLSSKGASYITGEVLNINGGLYS, encoded by the coding sequence ATGAAATGCGCATTGATAACAGGAGGTTCCCGCGGCATCGGCAGGGCGGTTTGCATCAAACTGGCGGAACAGGGCTACCATATCCTGATCAATTATAAAGGCAACACGGCCGCGGCGGAAGAAACCCTCGAAGCCGTGCGCCAGAAAGGCACCGATGGCACCCTGCTCAAATTCGACGTAGGGAACGAAAGCGAAGTGAACGAAGTGCTCGGCGCCTGGCTCGAAGCCAATAAAGACAAACAGATCGAAGTGCTGGTCAACAACGCCGGCATCCGGGAAGACATGATGCTTTTCCAGATGTCGACCGAAAAATGGAAAAGCGTACTGGACGCGAGCCTCGACGGGTTTTTCTACGTCACCAAGCTCGTGCTCACCGGCATGCTGCTCAAACGCTACGGCCGGATCGTGAACATGGTGTCGCTTTCCGGATTGAAGGGAACCCCCGGCCAGGTGAACTACAGCGCCGCCAAGGCCGGCCTCATCGGCGCCACCAAAGCCCTCGCCCAGGAAGTCGCCAAGCGCAACGTAACCGTCAACGCCGTGGCCCCCGGTTTCATCCGGACGGACATGACGGACGGATTGCCCGAAAAAGAGCTTTCCGCCATGGTGCCCATGCAACGCTTCGGAACGGCCGAAGAAGTGGCAGAAGCCGTGGCCTTCCTGTCGTCCAAAGGCGCGTCCTACATCACGGGAGAAGTGCTCAACATCAACGGCGGTCTTTATTCCTGA
- a CDS encoding acyl carrier protein, which yields MEIKEIIQKTNAFLADEFEVSPESITPEADLKATLELDSLDYIDLVVAIENNFGFKVKPEDFQGIVTFQDFYDYVIERVKQKELV from the coding sequence ATGGAAATCAAGGAGATCATTCAAAAAACCAATGCTTTTCTGGCGGACGAATTCGAAGTTTCCCCCGAAAGCATTACCCCCGAGGCCGATCTGAAGGCCACGCTGGAACTGGACAGCCTGGACTATATTGACCTGGTAGTGGCCATCGAGAACAATTTCGGATTCAAAGTGAAACCGGAAGACTTCCAGGGCATCGTTACCTTCCAGGACTTCTATGATTATGTCATTGAACGTGTTAAACAAAAAGAACTGGTATAA
- a CDS encoding hemolysin family protein gives MEVVIILVLILLNGIFSMAEIALVSARKARLESAAKQGDEKARAALKLSNNPDTFLSTVQIGITLIGILTGLYSGEQLKEDVKGFVMQMPSLVPYANAIATAIIVICVTYFTLVLGELFPKRIGLANPELIAKNVAKPMYFISRLTFPFVWLLSRSTAALVSLFGLKRSSDNNVTEEEIKAIISEGTSSGAIEETEQEIIERVFHLGDRNITSLMTHRTDIVWLDVNEEVESYKRKIKQAPHSVYPVCEGQIDNIRGILTIKDLYTAGNVAVLKDIMKKPLFIPENNSAYQVLEKFKETQIHAAFIVDEYGTFLGMITLNDILEAIVGDMPETGQDDYNMVKREDGSYLIDAQIPFYDFLSEFDMEDQMAEFEQEFDTLAGFILHHLEHIPQTGEKLEWRRFTFEIVDMDAHRIDKILVTPPANIEEE, from the coding sequence ATGGAAGTCGTCATTATCCTCGTCCTCATTTTGCTCAACGGCATCTTCTCTATGGCGGAGATTGCCCTGGTTTCCGCAAGGAAAGCGCGCCTCGAAAGCGCAGCCAAGCAGGGGGACGAAAAAGCCAGGGCAGCCCTGAAGCTGTCCAACAACCCGGACACGTTTTTGTCCACCGTCCAGATCGGCATTACGCTGATCGGCATTTTGACCGGTTTATATTCCGGCGAACAATTGAAGGAAGACGTAAAGGGCTTCGTGATGCAAATGCCGTCCCTGGTGCCTTACGCCAATGCCATCGCCACCGCCATCATCGTTATCTGCGTTACGTATTTCACCCTCGTGCTCGGCGAACTGTTCCCCAAAAGGATCGGCCTGGCCAATCCGGAGCTTATCGCGAAGAACGTGGCCAAGCCCATGTACTTCATTTCCCGCCTCACTTTTCCTTTCGTTTGGCTGCTGAGCCGCTCCACCGCGGCACTGGTGAGCCTTTTCGGGCTGAAACGCTCGTCGGATAACAATGTGACGGAGGAAGAGATCAAGGCGATCATTTCCGAAGGCACCTCTTCCGGCGCCATCGAGGAAACCGAACAGGAAATCATCGAACGCGTGTTCCACCTGGGCGACCGCAATATCACTTCCCTCATGACCCACCGGACGGATATCGTTTGGCTGGACGTGAACGAGGAAGTGGAAAGCTACAAGCGCAAGATCAAACAGGCACCCCACTCCGTGTACCCCGTCTGCGAAGGGCAGATCGACAATATCCGGGGCATCCTTACGATCAAGGACCTCTATACCGCCGGCAACGTGGCCGTGCTGAAAGACATCATGAAGAAACCCCTCTTCATCCCCGAAAACAACTCCGCTTACCAGGTGCTTGAAAAGTTCAAGGAAACGCAGATCCACGCCGCGTTCATCGTTGACGAATATGGCACTTTTCTTGGGATGATCACCCTGAACGATATTCTCGAAGCGATCGTGGGCGATATGCCAGAAACGGGCCAGGATGATTATAACATGGTTAAACGGGAGGATGGAAGCTATCTCATTGACGCACAGATACCTTTCTACGATTTTCTCTCCGAATTCGATATGGAAGACCAGATGGCCGAGTTCGAACAGGAGTTCGATACCCTGGCCGGATTCATTCTTCACCACCTGGAACACATTCCCCAAACCGGCGAAAAGCTGGAATGGCGCCGCTTTACCTTCGAGATTGTGGACATGGACGCGCACCGGATCGACAAAATTCTGGTGACGCCCCCTGCGAATATTGAAGAAGAGTAA